AACAATATCAAgctaatacaaataaattaaaaaaaaaaaaaaaaaaaataataataataataataataataataattaataataataatattggcTGATATGGTACcaatatatcatgcatccctaatttattaatctatttttttttttctttccattcaACAGATGATGGGTTCAAAGGGTCTTGGTCACGCTACAGAGGTGGCCATCCTTAATGCCAATTACATGGCTAAAAGACTGGAAAACCACTACAAAATTCTTTTCAAGGGCTCTAAAGGTTTGCGTtattgaatgtaatgttttgttttgtttttttttatcctaaaaatgaactgaaatacctcaaacatttctgattattttgcAGGATTTGTCGCTCATGAATTTATTTTGGACGTGCGGCCTTTTAAAAAGTCAGCAAACATTGAGGCAGTTGATGTAGCAAAAAGACTGCAAGATTAtggtaaaaagaaaaaacgaCATTTAAAGCGGGTAATTTCATGGATGACAATTTACTGATTTTCTGCAACCTTTTCTGACAGGTTTTCATGCACCGACCATGTCATGGCCTGTGGCTGGAACTCTAATGATCGAACCCACAGAGTCCGAGGATAAGGCCGAGCTTGACCGCTTCTGTGACTCGCTGCTGGCCATCCGACAGGAAATCGCAGACATAGAAGAGGGCCGGATGGACTCAAGGGTCAATCCTCTTAAGGTGAACGTCAACTTAATGGAACATTCCTTGTCAGCAGCGTCTGTGGAGCTTTACAGTAATGCACTTGAGTTTGTGGAGTGCAGAACTATTTGTATTCCTTTTGCCAACTCAAATTAGACACATTTATGTACAGAAGAATTACTAGAAGCCCTTctaatttctgtttttaaatccTGCATATTGCCTTGCCCCATATAGCTTTAATTTTGTCTTGCATGTGTCTTCCAAAGATGGCTCCTCACTCATTGGCCAGTATTACCTCGAGCACATGGGACAGACCTTATTCCAGAGAGTATGCTGCTTTCCCCATGGTGCGTAACTTAAATCAATGTAAAATGCAGACTCCTTGCTCAAAACAAATGCATTCTTATTAAttcagttttaaaatatatcttgtTATTACAGCCTTTTGTGAGACCTGAGACCAAATTCTGGCCCACAATCTCAAGAATCGATGACATTTACGGTGACCAACACCTTGTCTGCACCTGTCCACCAATGGATGCCTACGAGTCTCCATATGAAGAAAGAGCTTCCTCGTGACCTCATTACGCAATGACACGCTTCTTCATCCAAATGAACCATTCCCATCAAATATGATCATACATTCTTCCCTGTGATTTCTTTTCTTCGGTACGTTCACGGTGCCTCAGATTTCCTTTTGCATACAATGCATAAATAGCTGGCCTCTTCTCCTGTTACTCTACTAAAACAATCCAAATCTGATTCAGATACTGTAATCAACCTGTATAGGGgttcatttttgttgttgttgtttttatatttttattcactgtataaaaatatttggGTGTTTTTTTTGGTCTGTATCTAGGCATAACTTACTGGCACTGTTATCaatgttaacattaattttatagATGTAATGTAAGTTTTCTAATTATTTAAGAAATAGAGCCTGTTTgtagcaatttaataaatattttaaaaggaaCACTGGTTTACATGATATGCCTCGTAAATCAATGGTATTATTACAAGTCACACAACCAGCAGATGCTCTAATTTGAAATGGAGTTAAGCTGTGTTTCATACTGATCAGCATTTCTCTTTTTCCATAAATTTCCAGTCACTATTCCTAAGAATAAAAGCAGTCCGACGTTTCGGTTTGAAGCAAATTTTTTCCAGCAGTCCTCAGGTCTGTCGATGTCCACAGCGTAAATCTGTAGAACACACAAACTTTTTATTTGAGAGATTTCATCAGCAAATATTGATATGCAGGTAATTTGATAAATTAATCTAGCATATCATGCAatcaattagattttttttaaaatcccaaATATTTTTCGTTACATTACTGCTCCACTACAGTGAATACTGTTATgaagaaaaagaacaaaaatcacGTAAATTTTTGAAATGGCTCATTATGGGatgctatatatatttttattattatatacatttatataaattaaggTTTGCGCAACTAATAATTTTACTAGTGAACAAATAGCCGggtaaaaaacaatttaaacctTCATTTTGACCATTTTCCAAGATAAAATCAAAGCAGAAACCATTTTATAATGggttatttaaataatcaaattgGATTTTAAATAGGATATTATTCtactattattaaattaaatttttatttattaatattattccaAGCATATCCTCTTGTTTATAGCTGACAATCATGTGACTGACCAAGTGAGCAGCACATTCCTGTGGGTCGGTATGATCAAAGAACTTGCTCCTCCACCATGAACAAACTGCCATCCGAATTCATGAATTTTATCACTGAGGTGCCATGCAAATCTATTTTTACAGGCATCCACAATAGGGCTAAAGGCTTAATTTTTTGGAACCCCAGGCAGGCCACTGTTATCAAGTACAGTTTGTCTTACTCACCTGATGTGCGAGATGAATAGCCACTGCAGACACTGCACAATAGTAGGGCAAAGTCTGGTCAGCATTAACTCCTGCTAGAACCAGCCCTGACAACATCGCCCCTGTAAAGCCACTCAGCCACAGTTTGGTGTTCTCCTGGAATCTCAGTGCTGTAGACTTTACGCCCACTTTTAAATCATCATCTTTGTCCTACTCATGAGGAGGAGGTGAATCAGAAAAAATGTACACTGCGCACATATTTATGTTAGGGTGTGATTACTAATTGGATACTGTACCTGATGGGCATAGATTGTGTCATAAATCAATGTCCACATGACACCAGACACATAGAGAGGTAAACACACAGACCAGTCACATGATCCCTTCACAGCAGACCAACCCAGAAGAGCACCCCAGTTAAAAGTTAGACCTACAGGGGGGACAAATCATGCACAGAATGTTCAGTCTAAGTACTTTTACATTTAGCAGTAATATGGAAGGGAGGGGTTGAGAAAGATTACACACCTAAAACAAACTGTGGCCAGTATGTGATTCTCTTCATGAGAGGGTATGTGACCACCAGTGACAAAGAAGCAGCTCCAAGAGCTATGCTAGAGAGAGATGGGAAGTCACATTTTATCAGAAATTAAAGTTGACATGAAAGGGAAATTATAATCATCTTTTCTTCCTATTGTGACGTATCTGAAAGAAAGTGCTTCTCCAACAAGAAAAAATTGTAAGAATTTGATTTTGTCCATAGGGAATGGATTGGATCGTTGTTGTTTgctaatagagtgcaacagtcgtGTTCCAGAAGTAAATACTcaatttttcaaacattttctcAATTGGGAAATTGAGTTTTAACAATAacttaaagacagacctactgtaagctacaaggttgttaatcAGTGGTATTTGGTTCTGTTGAAGTCATCAccctgcattatttcaactttttttttaaaaaaatgattttaaataaaatgttttaaccaAGTTTAACAGTGAAATTTGgggtgtaaaaaataaaataaaataaaaaaactacattacccatagtGCTGTACAAAacttccaccaatcagagagtcaaAACAAGCAAACCATGCCAAGAGCATTTAGCTCTGCCCACGAAGCGCTGCAAATTACGTAAATGGCCTcccaaaatacttaaatatgcatattttgcaataaaaaatattgttgatacatttatattatataatcaatattttaaatgcatagttttatatttctccattgtttttaacccgattatgctgttcgcaatgcttcatgggattgtagctCTTTCCCTTACAAAAGCTGTAAGTACACAGTCATgtatctttgtatttttgtctgattttcaaatacttttttgcttcaaatcaaagtttgtaatgttatgactCACCTTGTAGCTagttggcttggttcatggcttataatgctttaacaaagacttttttaaatccccatgagagaaatgaatgggaaaaaattACTTCCGAAAACCAACGCCACTGAAAATGGGGGCGGGTACTGTTGCACTATTGCTACGATCTCAGGTTATTGTCCCACCCTCGCGCCATTAAACACATCATCGGAGAAGAGATATCATTGCGAGGGGGAACGGAAgtgaatgtttttgattaaagattatgagggcacattaatttaaaaaaacaaatgtgcacagatatatcattattaataaatattgcaatGTTCTATAAAAATAAGAACTGTCATGGTGACTATAAAGATATAGTATTACAAGTTATCAGTCCCAATTGTTggcaaaatacataaataactattgtgaaaaaaaaaaaaaaatctgtaaaatatgAATTACCTGTAGTAATTGAGGCAGAGCAGGACTCCCAGTGCTAAACTCAGCTGGCCTCCGAGGAAAACC
This Ctenopharyngodon idella isolate HZGC_01 chromosome 5, HZGC01, whole genome shotgun sequence DNA region includes the following protein-coding sequences:
- the coq2 gene encoding 4-hydroxybenzoate polyprenyltransferase, mitochondrial; its protein translation is MMCTRLLTLLKPHAVKRNLPQICAARFSSLRRQHENIITAFCQPGSYFNKSDDHKQRIWSPSLAGHNYGTRFFSLTPAGIVNAAPASVQPYLRLMRLDKPIGTWLLYLPCTWSIGLAADPGCLPDLRMLALFGVGALLMRGAGCTINDMWDKDFDRKVSRTATRPIASGEVTRFQALVFLGGQLSLALGVLLCLNYYSIALGAASLSLVVTYPLMKRITYWPQFVLGLTFNWGALLGWSAVKGSCDWSVCLPLYVSGVMWTLIYDTIYAHQDKDDDLKVGVKSTALRFQENTKLWLSGFTGAMLSGLVLAGVNADQTLPYYCAVSAVAIHLAHQIYAVDIDRPEDCWKKFASNRNVGLLLFLGIVTGNLWKKRNADQYETQLNSISN